The Acidobacteriaceae bacterium nucleotide sequence CCCGCGGCACACTCCGCACCTGGCTACTGCAGTACGCCTACCATCGCGCGTTGAATCACAAGCAGTCCCTGCAAAGAAAAGGCTTCTACAGCGGCTCCCCTCTGGAAGCGGCAGAAGCTCCGTCCACCCTGCGTCGTTCCCTGCTCCCAGCGGAAGCGGCACAGGCTGTTCGCCAGGCTATCTCGCACCTCACCGAAGATCAGCGTCGCACCCTTGAGATGCTCTTCCTGGAAGGTGCCGAAATGTCCGACGTAGCTCTGCAGCTTGGGCAAAACCTTTCCAACGTACGTCATCACTACTATCGCGGTCTTCGCAAGCTTCGCGACGTGCTGCAGGGCTAAGGGTCCCGCACCGGACCCCGCCCTGCATCTCTGCGCACCCTCTACTTCAGGTGCGACTGAAACCAATCCAATACATGCGTCAGCAGCGCTTCCTGATGGTCGCGTTCGGCAAACACATGCGGTTCACGCGGAAAGCGAATCATCTCCGCATCCCGGCCCATATAACGAAGCCCGTTGTAGAACTCCTCGCCCTGGAACGTGGGCACCCGGGTGTCGGCATCGCCGTGCACTACGAGAACCGGAGTCACGCAGTCGCTTAGATACGTCACCGGTGAGTGATCGCGGTACATTTCGCGGTGTGTCGCGAAGGGGCCGAAGTAGCCGTCGAGGAAACTTGGGGCGATGTCGGTGGTTGTCGCCATGGAGACCAGGTCTGTCACGCCAGCGCCGATAATGGCCGCTTTGAAACGATTCGTGTGCGTGATCGTCCACGACGTCATGAAGCCGCCGTAGCTCCAGCCACCGGCAACCATCTTGTCCTTGTCCGCGATGCCCTGCGCGACGACGTAGTCCGCGCCATCCATCTCGTCCTTGAAGTCGGCGCCTCCCCAGTCCTGGAAGTTTGCTTCCGTGAACGCGGTTCCCTGTCCATCGGAGCCGCGGGGGTTCGGCAGCAGGACAGCGAAGCCATGCGAGGCCATCATTTGGGCCCAGTCATGCCAGGAGCTTAGCCAGCCGGACTCCCAGTCGCCCTCCGGACCGCCGTGGAACTGCACCAGCGTCTTGTACTTATGGCCCTTGACGTAGCCTGCGGGGAGAACGAGCACACCATAGATGGTGCGGCCATCCACGCTGCTCTTCCAGGAGATCTCCTTCACCTGCCCGAGCTTCCACTCGCGCACCTGCGGATTCGTCTCGGTCAGCGTCGTCCACTTACCGGCCTCCAGCGTGTTCACTTCTGCCGGATGGGCCGAGGTTCCCGTGGCAAATGACCAGCGTTTTGCCGTCTTTGGAGACTTCGTAATCGCGCAGCGTCGACTCATGCTCCGAGACGACCTTGATCGCGCCTGTCTTCAGATCGACTTCGCCGACAACTCCCGTTGTACGGGCGACACCGCTGAAGAAGAGATGCTTGCCGTCGCCGCTCCACTCCCCGTGCTGCCAGGTAATGGGGAGGTTTGCGCCAACGATCTGCTCCTTCTTCGTGGCCACGTCGTAAAGAATGGGAACGCCGGTGATCGAGCGTTCGGTCATCTTGCTGTAGCTCAGGTAAGCGCCGTCTGGCGACCAGTGGATCGGCATCGACATGGCATGCTCTGCGAGCGTTTGCTCGACCTGGCCGGTCGTGCTGCTGAGAATCTGGATCTTCGAGACGCGCCAGTAATCGTCGAGACGCGGGGTGGGCGAGATGCGCGTGAGGAAGTGCTTGCCGTCCGGCGACCAGTCGAAGTCGCAGAGGTTGCGATCGCCTTCGGTTACGAGCGTCGCGGTATGTGTCGCGAGGTCATAGACATAGAGGCGGTCGAAACGATAGTCAAAGTCCACGCGATAGTCGTCAACCTTCTTGTCCTTGCGCTCGCGCTCGGCTTTCGCGTCGGTATCGGTGCGCACAAAGGCGATCTTCGTTCCATCCGGCGACCACTTGAAGGTGGTGATGTTGCCGGGCAGATTTGTGAGAGGAACAGCCTCTCCTCCGCCCATGGGGAGCATCCAAAGCTGGTTCTCCTGCTTGGCATCCTTCGGCGCATCCTGCTCTTCTGCTTCCTTCAGCTCCGGGCGGGTTTCGACGCGCGCGAGCTTGAAGGGGATGGGGCTTTCGCCGTGCAGTTTGATGGGGTTTTTGCGGCGTGAGAGGAAGGCGATGGTCTTTCCGTCGGGCGACCAGCGCGGGAGCGAATCTGCGCCATCGCCGGAGGTTAGCTGGCGTGCGGTGCCGGCCTGTCCGGCGTTGGTGAGCCAGAGGGTCTCCATCTTAGGCAATGTCGCGGGTTGCGGGGTGGTGACGGAGTAGGCGATCTGTGCGCCGTTGGGCGAAAGCTGCACTTCACCGACCTTTTTCAAGGTGACGACGTCATGCGGTGTGATGACTTTGTCCTGTGCCGAGGCGGCCATGGCCGTCACCGCAAAGAGTGCAGAACCCGCAAATCGAATCGAAGCGCGCATCAGAAACCTCTCCCAAACTCATGTTTTGAAACGATTAAAACTACTACCGAAAAACTGGAAAACGTGCCTAACGGAGA carries:
- a CDS encoding S9 family peptidase, whose product is MSRRCAITKSPKTAKRWSFATGTSAHPAEVNTLEAGKWTTLTETNPQVREWKLGQVKEISWKSSVDGRTIYGVLVLPAGYVKGHKYKTLVQFHGGPEGDWESGWLSSWHDWAQMMASHGFAVLLPNPRGSDGQGTAFTEANFQDWGGADFKDEMDGADYVVAQGIADKDKMVAGGWSYGGFMTSWTITHTNRFKAAIIGAGVTDLVSMATTTDIAPSFLDGYFGPFATHREMYRDHSPVTYLSDCVTPVLVVHGDADTRVPTFQGEEFYNGLRYMGRDAEMIRFPREPHVFAERDHQEALLTHVLDWFQSHLK
- a CDS encoding sigma-70 family RNA polymerase sigma factor → MLTDESLALHLQTGDPQAFELLFARHSASVRRVAASILRDAGEADDVVQIVFFDVHRAIKLYDATRGTLRTWLLQYAYHRALNHKQSLQRKGFYSGSPLEAAEAPSTLRRSLLPAEAAQAVRQAISHLTEDQRRTLEMLFLEGAEMSDVALQLGQNLSNVRHHYYRGLRKLRDVLQG